A stretch of DNA from bacterium:
GGGAACGGTTACGTGGTGATCGCATCGAAAGGCGGCCTGCCCGATCACCCTCTCTGGTATCGCAACCTCAAAGCGACACCCGAGTGCGATCTGATGGTGGGAGCCAAGGCTGTTTCGGCTCGCGCCCGCGTCGCCGAAGGTGAAGAGCGCGAGCGCATCTGGACTCAAATGGTCGGGATCTATCCGCCCTACGTGGACTATCAGAAGGCCACGGAACGCACGATCCCGGTGGTGGTACTCGACCCGGTCTGAGACGCCCTGAAATTCTTCTTGCCAAGCCGGATTTCTCGCCGAGTTCCGGGCGAGACTGTCATGCCAGGCGAACATCGCAGAGGAATCCTGTGGGCTGTCGCCTCGGCGTTCGGCATCGCGGCTTTTGTGATCCCGTGGAAGATCGCAGCCAGCCATGGCTCGACGGCGACGAATACTCTCGTCCTGCTGGTCGCCGCGGCGATCTTCAACAGCTTGCTGACCGTCTATCGCCACAAGTCGATCCCCAGATTCAGCCGCTTCGATCTGGGCGTCGCGACGGCGCTGGGAAGCTTGACACTGCTTGGAAATCTCGCCAGCGCGACCGCAATCAAGTTGATCTCGCCTGCTCTTCTGACCGTCGTGCAGCGCAGCGAAGTCATCATCGTCGCATTGCTGGCGTGGCCGATCATTGGCGAGAGGATCGACCGGCGTTTCTGGGCGGGCGCAGCGATCGCCATCTGCGGACTTCTCCTTTTGAACGATCCGCTGGCCGCCGCAGACCTGCGAACCACCGGAATCTTCTGGGCCGTTGCTTCGGCTGTGTGCTTTGGTTCGATGGCCGTCGTCACGCGCAAGACCATCCAGCGCATCGACCCGGTGTCGGTGAATGGGCTGCGACTCTGGTTGGCGGTGATGCTCTGGTTCATCTGGAACGGATTTCCACCTGAACTGGCCGAGATCTCCAGCGCACAGGTGGGCTATGTGAGCCTCGCTGCGTTCTCCGGACCGTTCCTGGGTCGCCTGTGCCTGATGAACTCGGCGAAATACGTCGAAGCCCGCATCACGACGCTGGCAACATTGGCCGCTCCAGTGCTCACACTGGTACTCGGATATCTGATCCTTTCGGATCTCCCGACCTCGAGAGAAATCCTGGGTGGCACGATCATGCTGATCGGGATCTCGATCCCGCTGCTGGGACTGGCGCGGGCACGAAGGGCCAGGCCGCCACCATCGAGCGAAGCGAGCTGAAATCGGCCTTCGGTTTCAGGTCCGAAAGAGCTTCGACGCGTGTCGCAAGCGGCGAAAATCCGGGCCAGCGTACGTGTTCTTTTCGAAAACGTCGTCGAACCCGGCGAGCGTTGCGAGTTCCGGCGGGTTCCTGTCGAGGATCGCCGGATCGATGTCGCGATAGGAA
This window harbors:
- a CDS encoding nitroreductase family deazaflavin-dependent oxidoreductase; the protein is MPWIAEHIELYRKDPEKAHIWDSTPLGGPGDLPTLLLTTTGRKSGEPRSLPLIYGNFGNGYVVIASKGGLPDHPLWYRNLKATPECDLMVGAKAVSARARVAEGEERERIWTQMVGIYPPYVDYQKATERTIPVVVLDPV
- a CDS encoding DMT family transporter, whose product is MPGEHRRGILWAVASAFGIAAFVIPWKIAASHGSTATNTLVLLVAAAIFNSLLTVYRHKSIPRFSRFDLGVATALGSLTLLGNLASATAIKLISPALLTVVQRSEVIIVALLAWPIIGERIDRRFWAGAAIAICGLLLLNDPLAAADLRTTGIFWAVASAVCFGSMAVVTRKTIQRIDPVSVNGLRLWLAVMLWFIWNGFPPELAEISSAQVGYVSLAAFSGPFLGRLCLMNSAKYVEARITTLATLAAPVLTLVLGYLILSDLPTSREILGGTIMLIGISIPLLGLARARRARPPPSSEAS